The nucleotide window AGTAATAATATAAAAACTCAGATTTTGCCATATAAATGTATTTTCAACCCTAATAAAATGATCCTAGCTTCAATGGAACAGATTCCAAACATAATCAAAACACAATTAAGTAATAATGGTGTAATAGCAATAGATTTAGTTGAACCAAATAATAATGGAATAACACAATTGTTAAAATATATTTAGCTATACTTTAAATTTTTGATTATTTTATACTATTAAGACGTAAAATTCCTATTCTCTTTTTAACCAAATATTTATATTAAATCTCATATATCAGATTTTAACTAGAATATATTAGTATTTTCTACAAAATCCTTATCACTTAATGAATGAAAAGAATCAGTTGTGTTTCACCAATTTTACTAGAAATGATGTAATTTCTATGGTAGGGGAAAATATCGAGTTATGGTTGTGAAAATCGGCTTATTTCAACATGATTATCAAAAAATTTTTAGATTAAACGAGAAGCATGGTTAAAAAGGAGTTTGTATATAGAGGGTAATATCATCTGTTTAGTATTATCAAGCGGGGAGGGGAGGTCTAGGGAGGAGGTGAACAGGAAAGGGTTAAAGCGAGGGACTCCATGACTCCGTTATGCAAGTTTATGAAACGGGATTCAAAACGGAGTTGAAGTCCCTCGCTAGTTATTTCATCGTCAATAATCTTAACGTTATCTCCCAAGAGTTGGACACGAGGATCGCGGACGCAGCTCCGTTCCTGTTGACAGGGAACAGGGGAAAGGAGTACTTGAAGGTCGTTAGGGAAGGAGAGAAGGTGATGAGTCAAGGGGAGAGGAGCTTCAAGTTCTACCCTCACGTGAAAGTTGAGGGAGAGACTACAATCGTTGCAGTGGACGAGACCGCGATAACCGTGGGGGAGAAGGAGTCGAGGAAGGTGGAAGGATTTCAACTCTATAACGGGAAGAGGAAGGGAGTTAAGTTGAGGTCCGTGGACTTGGTGTTCCCCTTGAGGTTGTCCCTCCTCGAGGAGATAGCTGACTTGAGAAGCGATACTCCCTCCCAGTTCCTGATGAGGGCCGTGAGCGAAGTTGCTCAGCACCTCAAGATAGACTACGTTGTTGCTGACGCGGGTTTCCTGAACTTGAAGGTAATCAAGGAGATGCCCGTGAAGACCGTGGTAGGAGGTAAGACCAACCTGAAGGGCTTCAAGGAACTCTCCAACGTCCCTCTAACCGAGAAGAAATGCGAGGTAAATGACAGGGTTTACGTTGCGTATAGGGTCCTGAAGTACAATGACCTTTACTACTATGAAGTGATATACGTCAAGGAGAAACCCAGGCACTTCATCTTCGTTACCAACTTCAATGGAGATCCCTACAAGCTAGCTGAGCTCTACAGGTTGAGATGGCAGAGCGAAGAGGGCTTCAAGGTCAGGAAGGCCAGGATAAGGTACGTGAGGAAGTTAACCAACAAGATCTTCCTCTACCTCTATTACACTGTCCTAGATTCAGTGTGGAACCTCGTGAATTACCTCCTCTTCAACTTCAAGTCCACGAAAAGGAAGCCTCTCTCCTTCAACTCCTTCGTCAGGCTTCTCTAACTTCCTCGGCGTGCAGAGGACACTCTGCACGCCGTTCTAACCACGTGATAAAAATTCAGATTATCTCCCTTTAATCTGAATCTACACGTTATGTTTATTGCAAATAATGTTAATATGCTATATTTCACTATAATATCACTATCTTTCTCTATATCAATTCCCTTTTGAAAGAATTAACACAATATCTTTCAAGTGAGATAATTTGGTGAAACACAACTGGAAAAGAATATACTAAAACTTCTCAAAATTAGTAGAGTAACTTAACTTCTCCCAATAAAAATAAAGAGATCAAAATATGATTAAATGTAGTAAAGTACTAAAACACATTAAAAATTTTACTAGAATCTTTCTTACCACAAGATGGTTATAGTTAGTTCTTTATGGGTATATTTTATTAATTAATCTACTACAAGGCTTCTATTTGCACTTCGTCATGTAAGATACATTTTATAGAGAAATTATAATTTAAACTGTATAATTAGATTTTTAATATTAAAGAGAAACATTTTTAAGTTTTCTAGATTATGTATTAAAATATGGGATTGTTGAATTTAGTAGTTAATGTAGCCCTTGGAGTTACAGAAGTTGTAAGTGACGGAGACCTTAATAAGGCAATCTCTTTTGTGCACCTTATATACTCAACTGCAAGTGCATCATACTAGGTGTCGTAAGGTAAAGCGGTAGATACTTTAGTAAGTTCGGCTGGTGTTGTCAGCTCATAATATCATTTACTTAAGTGATTGAATTGGATTTAGTTAACACATTACCTTTAGTAAATCCAGACGACACTTATGTTATACTTTCAGAGACTTTAAAGGACAAGACTTTCTCCCTAACATACGGAAAGGCCTTTGTGTAACTTTAGAAATGTTGTTGCCCTTTAGACTATAAACAAGATAACTCTTTTAGCATTTATAGGAAAATCCTGACAGCTCAAGAGGCCCATAAAAACTTTTTAAAATTAGAGCCTTTAATTTTGGTATGACCAAAGAGTCTGCGAGGAGGAGTACTATAAGGCATTGGAAAAGGCAGTTAACGAGGTCATACTATCCATGACTGGAACGAGGAAGGACGTTGCCAAGAGGCTCGTCTTGGGAGTGGTTGTGGGAAGAAATGCTACCGAGATAGCTCAGGAGGCCGAGATGGACTACGAGACCGTGCTGAATAACTTGGACAAGGCAGCTCAAGCCAAACTAATCGAGGTCGTGAAGAAGTTAGTCGGGGATCATCCTGTCCTTCTCATAATAGACGACACCCACGACCACAAGCTCTACGCTAGAGCCATGCCGGTCTCCAGAAACGGGGCACAGATCTTCTACTGCAGGGCGCACAAGAGGTTCGAACCCGCGATCCAACTCCTTGTGATTGGCGTCAAGGATCTGGTGAACAACCAGATCTACGTCAGTATGGGAATCTCATTTTTTGCGTAAAAAACGAGATGAATGAAATACAGAAAAAGTTGAGAGGATGAGAATTTCTGTAGAAAAGTTTGTATATACGAGGGCGAACCTGAATGTATGAAGCATGAGAATACAACTAAACCGGCGAAGTTCAACCGGGACTTCGCCAGGTCTGCCCTCAAGATAATTTACTCGGTCCTCACTAAAATACTTTTCCCTGAGGAACTCCTCAGTGCCTTGCTTAAGGCGAGTGGGAGCTACTTGAGCAGGTTGGGAAAAGATGGGAGAAGAGCGTTGAGAAAGTTGAACGTTAGTATTTCCGGAAGGTTCTTAGACTTCAATTTTATCTAATCCTAGGTATGTTATTGCATTAAGATTAAATCTATACTTATTTTCTTCAAAGAACTGTTTAATACAGTTTTTAACGTCTTCTATCGTATAGAATATTTTATTGCTCATGTAGTTCTTGAGGGACTTGAAGACCGCCTCAGCCATATTAAGCTCAGGCGAGTAAGGAGGAGTAAACACGGGATGAATACCCTTCCTGCGACAAACCTCAAGCGTACCCTTAGTCTTGTGAGGAGAGTAATTATCCATGACCATGTAAACCCTACCACTACCCACACGCCTCTTAAAGTACCTCAAGAAATACTTAACGGATTCAGAGTTAGGCCTTTTAGCAAGAGAAACCACTACTTCGCCGGTCCAAGCGTTTATAGCTAGAATAACATAGATTGAGGAAAAACCTATATTGACGCGCATTACGGGCTTACTGCCAACCTTAGCTA belongs to Saccharolobus solfataricus and includes:
- a CDS encoding ISH3-like element ISC1439B family transposase, which produces MQVYETGFKTELKSLASYFIVNNLNVISQELDTRIADAAPFLLTGNRGKEYLKVVREGEKVMSQGERSFKFYPHVKVEGETTIVAVDETAITVGEKESRKVEGFQLYNGKRKGVKLRSVDLVFPLRLSLLEEIADLRSDTPSQFLMRAVSEVAQHLKIDYVVADAGFLNLKVIKEMPVKTVVGGKTNLKGFKELSNVPLTEKKCEVNDRVYVAYRVLKYNDLYYYEVIYVKEKPRHFIFVTNFNGDPYKLAELYRLRWQSEEGFKVRKARIRYVRKLTNKIFLYLYYTVLDSVWNLVNYLLFNFKSTKRKPLSFNSFVRLL